The proteins below come from a single uncultured Carboxylicivirga sp. genomic window:
- a CDS encoding efflux RND transporter permease subunit — translation MTEDKRPKEKVSTRKFKPTYWALDNKNTIYILTLFLIVAGWMGYTSMQREQFPEIVVPYISVSTPHPGNSPLDIENLITRPIEKELKDLDGVKRMSSNSFQDMSLIIVEFETDVPVDQAKLDVKDKVDKALRELPDDLMDDPIVDDIDFSEFPVLNINLSGDYSIYELKKFAEDLQDDFETLREVREADVRGVDEREIKIHADPHRMNAYNISFMDIELAVQTENFTVGAGEIKVDGTRRSIRVQADYTNMDEIRNTIVKEVDGRAVYIKDVADVIDGFEEQSSISRLNHKSVVTLSIVKKSGENLLDATDKILAIIKDKQASETLPKDLTITITDDQSVFVRDQISNLENSILLGMIFVMIVLYMFLGLRNAIFSGLAIPMSMIISMMILKQIGYTINTMVLFSLVLALGMLVDNAIVVIENVYRMMEHGVKTSKAVKNGTSEIAIPIISSTATTLAAFFPLIFWPGIVGKFMSYLPITLIIVLSSSLFVALVINPAYASNFMKLEDVKEKKSFRKYFYVTGGIAILGVLSYLMGSILWGNILVLPFIITALNKYVLKPSAIWFQHTFLPFLEDQYEKTLRKAMGRKTSKMLMGGSIALFLFSVVFYAMIPTEVLFFPQNEPRTIYVTMELPLGTDIEVTDQVTVNSENILYGTLEPYMDIIKSVGVSVGTGKGGLFDTGRSPNKSLTTITFVDYQYRKGHSTRDIMSKLSDAYKGFVGAKIFIEKEENGPPVGKPVNIEISGDDYEKLIDVTSDIKRVIDEDNISGIENLEMDLNTNKPEMQLFIDRDKVRRMGLSTQAVAMALRTSLYGKEIGKFKDGEDEYDIMLRLKDQYRYDVSTLMNQKIKVDKNGVNHLIPISAVATYEYSSTYEKINRVDNTRVITLSSNIIEGYNANEVNARIRVLLDDYKMPNNYSWKMTGEQENQQETADFLVGALLFALALIAMILITQFNSGAKPLIIIGTVGLSTIGVFMGLGTFKMDFVILMTGLGIVSLAGIVVNNGIVLIDYIDLIRKQKKEELGMSEHGRLSREEEVECITRAGKTRLRPVLLTAITTVLGLIPMAIGLNFDFFSLFEKLDPNIYFGGDNADFWSPMAWTVIFGLTTSTVLTLVMAPVMYNLAVRARNRLIKAKPIDLVRNDEDN, via the coding sequence ATGACAGAAGATAAAAGACCCAAGGAAAAAGTTTCGACCCGGAAATTTAAACCAACATACTGGGCCCTCGATAATAAAAACACCATCTACATTCTAACCCTGTTTTTAATTGTGGCCGGATGGATGGGCTATACTTCCATGCAACGCGAGCAGTTTCCCGAGATAGTAGTACCCTATATATCGGTAAGTACACCTCACCCGGGAAACAGCCCTTTGGATATCGAAAACCTGATTACCCGTCCCATTGAAAAAGAGCTTAAAGACCTGGACGGAGTAAAGCGTATGTCGTCAAACTCGTTTCAGGATATGAGTTTGATAATTGTTGAGTTCGAAACCGATGTTCCGGTCGATCAGGCAAAGCTGGATGTAAAAGATAAAGTCGACAAGGCCCTGCGCGAACTACCGGATGATTTAATGGACGATCCGATTGTGGATGACATCGATTTCTCGGAGTTTCCGGTATTAAACATCAACCTGTCGGGCGATTATTCTATTTACGAATTAAAAAAGTTTGCCGAAGATTTACAGGATGATTTCGAAACCTTACGCGAAGTGCGCGAAGCCGATGTTAGGGGAGTAGATGAGCGCGAAATAAAGATACATGCTGATCCACACCGGATGAATGCCTACAACATCAGTTTTATGGATATTGAACTGGCTGTACAAACCGAAAACTTTACTGTGGGAGCAGGCGAAATAAAGGTAGATGGTACCCGTCGTTCCATACGTGTACAAGCCGATTACACCAACATGGACGAGATCAGAAACACCATTGTAAAAGAGGTGGATGGAAGAGCCGTGTACATCAAGGATGTTGCCGATGTTATCGATGGTTTTGAAGAACAATCATCTATTTCTCGCTTAAACCATAAATCGGTGGTAACATTATCCATCGTTAAGAAAAGTGGCGAAAACCTGCTCGATGCAACAGATAAAATACTGGCCATCATTAAAGATAAACAAGCCAGCGAAACCTTACCTAAAGATTTAACCATCACCATTACCGATGATCAATCGGTATTTGTTCGCGATCAAATCAGTAATCTCGAAAACAGTATTTTACTGGGGATGATCTTTGTAATGATTGTCCTTTACATGTTTTTGGGGCTACGTAATGCCATCTTCTCGGGCCTGGCCATCCCCATGTCGATGATTATTTCCATGATGATTCTGAAACAGATTGGTTATACCATTAATACCATGGTACTTTTCTCATTGGTACTGGCACTGGGAATGCTGGTTGATAATGCCATTGTGGTTATCGAAAACGTTTACCGCATGATGGAGCATGGCGTGAAGACATCAAAGGCCGTTAAAAATGGAACCAGCGAAATTGCTATTCCCATTATTTCGTCAACAGCCACAACACTGGCAGCATTCTTTCCATTGATTTTTTGGCCCGGCATTGTTGGTAAATTCATGAGTTACCTGCCCATTACGCTTATCATTGTACTATCGTCGTCGTTATTTGTAGCATTGGTAATTAACCCTGCATACGCTTCTAATTTTATGAAGCTCGAAGATGTTAAAGAGAAAAAGAGCTTTCGAAAGTATTTCTACGTTACCGGAGGCATTGCCATATTAGGAGTATTATCCTATCTAATGGGAAGTATACTTTGGGGAAATATTCTGGTGTTACCATTTATTATCACCGCCCTAAACAAATACGTATTGAAGCCATCAGCCATATGGTTTCAACACACCTTTTTACCCTTCCTCGAAGATCAGTACGAAAAAACACTGCGCAAGGCAATGGGCCGAAAAACAAGTAAAATGCTTATGGGTGGATCCATTGCACTTTTTCTGTTTTCGGTTGTGTTTTATGCCATGATACCAACAGAAGTGCTGTTTTTTCCACAAAACGAACCCCGTACCATTTATGTAACCATGGAATTACCATTGGGTACCGATATTGAGGTTACCGACCAGGTAACGGTAAATTCCGAAAATATTTTATACGGAACCCTGGAACCTTACATGGATATTATAAAATCAGTAGGGGTTAGTGTTGGTACAGGTAAGGGAGGTTTGTTCGACACCGGACGATCGCCCAACAAATCGTTAACAACCATTACCTTTGTCGATTATCAATATCGAAAAGGACATAGCACACGCGATATAATGTCGAAGCTATCCGATGCCTATAAAGGATTTGTAGGAGCCAAGATATTTATCGAAAAAGAAGAAAACGGGCCTCCGGTAGGTAAACCCGTAAATATTGAAATTAGTGGTGATGATTACGAAAAACTGATTGATGTAACCAGCGATATCAAGCGGGTGATTGACGAAGACAACATCTCGGGTATCGAAAACCTTGAGATGGACCTGAACACCAATAAGCCCGAGATGCAATTATTTATCGATAGGGATAAAGTACGTCGCATGGGACTATCAACACAAGCTGTGGCCATGGCTTTACGTACTTCGCTTTATGGTAAAGAGATTGGTAAATTTAAAGATGGTGAGGATGAATACGACATTATGCTTCGCCTGAAAGACCAATACCGATACGATGTGTCTACTTTAATGAATCAGAAGATTAAAGTGGATAAAAACGGGGTGAATCACCTCATTCCGATTTCGGCCGTTGCTACTTACGAATATTCATCAACCTACGAAAAGATAAACCGTGTTGACAATACTCGTGTTATCACTCTTAGTTCGAATATTATTGAAGGATACAATGCCAACGAAGTAAACGCCCGCATTCGCGTATTACTCGATGATTATAAAATGCCCAACAACTACTCGTGGAAGATGACTGGGGAGCAGGAAAATCAACAGGAAACAGCCGACTTTTTAGTGGGTGCCTTACTCTTTGCCCTGGCCTTAATTGCCATGATTTTAATTACACAGTTTAACTCGGGCGCCAAACCTTTGATTATTATAGGTACTGTAGGATTAAGCACCATTGGAGTTTTTATGGGCTTGGGAACCTTTAAGATGGATTTTGTAATTCTGATGACCGGCCTTGGAATTGTTTCATTGGCAGGTATTGTGGTTAACAACGGAATTGTGTTAATTGATTACATCGACCTGATTCGCAAACAAAAGAAAGAAGAGCTTGGTATGAGCGAGCATGGCCGCTTATCGCGCGAAGAAGAAGTTGAGTGTATTACACGAGCCGGAAAAACCCGTTTACGTCCGGTACTTTTAACTGCCATTACAACAGTATTAGGTTTGATTCCAATGGCTATTGGTTTGAACTTCGATTTCTTTAGCCTTTTCGAAAAGCTCGATCCCAACATTTATTTTGGAGGCGATAATGCCGACTTTTGGTCACCAATGGCTTGGACAGTTATTTTCGGGTTAACTACCTCAACTGTTTTAACTCTTGTAATGGCTCCGGTAATGTATAATCTGGCAGTAAGAGCTCGTAACCGCTTAATAAAAGCCAAACCCATCGACTTGGTTAGAAATGATGAAGACAATTAA
- the hemN gene encoding oxygen-independent coproporphyrinogen III oxidase, producing MLTFDRNLLDKYNVAGPRYTSYPPATFFHSEYGNEDYKESVIVSNQETPENVSVYIHIPFCPQLCTFCGCTTYTGMGAKTIESYIDTLIKEIDLVSQDISKDRKLTQVHWGGGTPNAISAKLIRRVTEAIKRNFTFADSYEMAMECSPAYLDFKMVDELRDMGFNRISLGVQDFKQEVLDAINRKAPRVPVKEMIAYLRKVGFSGINLDLVYGLPFQTRESFNETVKMALEADPDRLVTFSYAHVPSVMTRQKELEQYGLPGADEKITMLEDAYNLAVQKGYVPIGMDHFAKPEDDFAIALRDKKLHRNFQGYCTRETTGQVYGFGTSSISQLFNAYSQNEKTIREYMERVEKDGRAVVRGYKLNQKEQIVRQVINEVMCNYFVDFKQVADDFSVSIREVYSAVDFRLEKVQSFIDDELLELSNDEFIVKGQGRFIIRNIAMAFDPALKSGKGQYSKTV from the coding sequence ATGTTAACATTTGACAGGAACCTATTGGATAAATATAATGTTGCAGGGCCCAGATACACCAGTTATCCCCCAGCTACATTCTTTCACAGTGAGTATGGAAATGAGGATTACAAGGAGAGTGTGATTGTATCCAATCAGGAGACGCCTGAAAATGTTTCGGTATATATCCATATTCCATTTTGTCCTCAACTATGTACGTTCTGTGGTTGCACAACATACACAGGTATGGGTGCTAAAACCATCGAAAGTTATATTGATACACTGATCAAAGAGATTGACCTGGTTTCGCAGGATATTTCCAAAGATCGGAAATTGACCCAGGTTCACTGGGGAGGAGGAACTCCTAATGCTATCTCAGCAAAGCTTATAAGAAGAGTTACTGAGGCTATCAAGCGAAACTTCACTTTTGCCGATAGCTACGAAATGGCGATGGAATGTAGTCCTGCCTATTTGGATTTTAAGATGGTGGATGAGCTCCGCGATATGGGTTTTAATCGTATTAGTTTAGGTGTACAGGATTTTAAGCAGGAAGTACTTGATGCTATCAATCGTAAAGCTCCGCGTGTTCCGGTTAAAGAGATGATAGCTTACCTTCGTAAAGTTGGTTTTTCAGGTATCAATCTTGATTTAGTATACGGTCTTCCTTTTCAGACAAGAGAGAGTTTTAATGAGACCGTTAAGATGGCACTGGAAGCTGATCCTGATCGGTTGGTAACATTCTCATACGCTCATGTCCCATCTGTAATGACGCGACAAAAAGAGTTAGAGCAATATGGATTACCGGGTGCTGATGAGAAAATAACCATGTTGGAAGATGCCTATAACTTGGCCGTTCAAAAAGGGTATGTACCTATCGGCATGGATCATTTTGCCAAGCCTGAAGATGATTTTGCCATTGCACTTCGAGATAAAAAGCTTCACCGTAATTTCCAGGGATATTGTACCCGCGAAACAACCGGTCAGGTTTATGGATTTGGTACCTCAAGTATCAGTCAGTTGTTTAATGCTTACAGCCAGAATGAGAAAACCATCAGAGAATACATGGAACGTGTCGAAAAAGATGGTAGAGCCGTTGTACGTGGATATAAGCTAAATCAAAAGGAGCAGATTGTTCGTCAGGTTATTAATGAGGTGATGTGTAATTACTTTGTTGACTTCAAACAAGTAGCTGATGATTTTTCTGTTTCGATAAGAGAAGTATATTCTGCTGTTGATTTTCGGTTAGAGAAAGTTCAATCTTTTATTGATGACGAATTGCTGGAACTATCCAACGATGAGTTCATAGTAAAGGGACAAGGACGCTTCATCATTCGTAATATTGCTATGGCTTTTGATCCGGCTCTTAAAAGTGGTAAAGGGCAATATTCAAAAACAGTATAA
- the hemE gene encoding uroporphyrinogen decarboxylase, with protein sequence MANIFLDTIKGKNTKRPPVWFMRQAGRVLPNYRALKENYTFSELMEDPELAAKVTLMPIYDLGVDAAILFSDILVVPEALGMSLKFTEAGPVFGAPLHTYDDPIKQLTKNMNKLDHVYAAIDKILETRPENKPLIGFCGGLLTTFCFMFRDNVRDITFKNATEFLYKDRKTSQKIIDALTEVSVEYAVKQAEHGVEAFQLFETYGGLLPEELYLDMILPASKKILKAVRDKGIPTIYFPKDLGNGISAVTKEVSDFVGIDWRMSLKHARSIVDPEVGLQGNLDPRLLYASQQDIEAELNKTYLPFGRDNQKWIFNLGHGILPDLPVENVKFVIDWVKSANWNR encoded by the coding sequence ATGGCAAATATATTTTTAGATACAATAAAAGGTAAAAACACCAAACGACCGCCAGTGTGGTTTATGCGTCAGGCGGGGCGTGTGTTGCCTAACTACAGAGCACTGAAAGAGAATTATACTTTTTCGGAGTTGATGGAAGATCCTGAATTGGCTGCTAAAGTTACTTTAATGCCTATTTATGATTTAGGCGTGGATGCTGCCATTCTGTTTTCTGATATTTTAGTAGTACCTGAGGCCTTGGGAATGTCGTTGAAGTTCACTGAAGCAGGCCCTGTTTTTGGTGCACCTTTGCATACCTATGACGATCCGATTAAGCAGCTAACTAAAAACATGAACAAACTCGATCATGTTTATGCGGCTATTGATAAGATTTTAGAAACTCGACCCGAGAATAAACCTTTGATTGGTTTTTGTGGTGGATTGCTTACTACTTTCTGTTTCATGTTTCGCGATAATGTGCGCGATATTACTTTTAAGAATGCTACCGAATTTCTTTATAAAGATAGAAAAACCAGTCAGAAGATTATTGATGCACTAACCGAAGTGTCTGTTGAATATGCAGTAAAGCAAGCCGAGCATGGTGTAGAAGCATTCCAGCTTTTTGAGACTTATGGAGGTTTATTACCTGAGGAGCTTTATTTGGATATGATTCTTCCTGCATCAAAAAAGATATTAAAGGCAGTTCGAGATAAAGGTATCCCAACTATTTATTTTCCTAAGGATTTAGGTAATGGAATCAGTGCGGTTACTAAAGAGGTTTCTGATTTTGTGGGTATCGATTGGCGTATGTCATTGAAACATGCACGTTCCATTGTTGACCCTGAAGTAGGATTACAAGGTAACCTTGATCCTCGTCTCTTGTATGCAAGTCAACAGGATATTGAAGCCGAATTGAATAAGACATATTTGCCATTTGGGCGCGATAATCAGAAATGGATTTTCAATTTAGGACATGGTATATTACCTGACTTGCCAGTTGAAAATGTGAAATTCGTGATCGATTGGGTAAAATCAGCAAATTGGAATAGATAG
- the hemL gene encoding glutamate-1-semialdehyde 2,1-aminomutase translates to MNNNNSKQAFQEAQKVIPGGVNSPVRAFKSVGIDPLFIQKAKGTTVWDIDDNEYTDFVASWGPLILGHAHDDVIKAVADAASLGTSYGAPTLIETEMAEQIVKMVPSIEKVRMVNSGTEATMSAIRLARGYTKRELIIKFAGCYHGHGDSFLIKAGSGAITLGLPDSPGVTKSTAKDTLTADYNNLESVQALFDQHKDEIAAVIVEPVAGNMGVVPPAKGFLEGLRKITKDNGALLIFDEVITGFRLAKGGAQEYYNVMPDLTTLGKIIGGGLPVGAYGGSAEIMDMLAPIGPVYQAGTLSGNPLAMAAGLTALKKLDETPNAYHDLEKKAKFVEEGFKLNAKELGLKVVLNRVGSMMTAFFTDGDQVASFDEAMSSDTGKYADYFKGMIDNGLYIAPSQFECLFISMAHTEKDLEKLIKGNRKALEALK, encoded by the coding sequence ATGAATAACAATAATAGCAAACAAGCCTTTCAGGAAGCTCAAAAAGTAATTCCAGGAGGTGTAAATTCACCGGTGCGCGCTTTTAAAAGTGTAGGCATCGATCCTCTGTTTATTCAAAAAGCAAAAGGAACTACTGTTTGGGATATTGACGATAACGAATATACTGATTTTGTTGCTTCATGGGGTCCACTTATTTTAGGACATGCTCATGACGATGTTATAAAGGCCGTTGCTGATGCCGCTTCTTTGGGAACCAGTTATGGTGCTCCTACTCTTATTGAGACAGAGATGGCTGAGCAAATCGTAAAGATGGTGCCATCAATCGAGAAGGTTCGTATGGTGAACTCTGGAACAGAAGCAACCATGAGTGCCATTCGTTTGGCTCGTGGCTATACCAAACGTGAGTTGATCATCAAATTTGCAGGATGTTATCACGGACATGGAGATAGCTTCTTAATTAAGGCTGGTTCGGGTGCAATTACACTAGGATTACCTGATAGCCCCGGTGTAACAAAAAGTACGGCTAAAGATACCTTAACAGCGGATTATAACAATCTGGAATCTGTTCAGGCATTGTTCGATCAGCATAAAGATGAAATAGCTGCTGTTATTGTTGAGCCTGTGGCAGGTAATATGGGAGTTGTTCCTCCTGCAAAAGGATTTTTGGAAGGATTACGTAAGATTACCAAAGATAATGGAGCCTTATTAATTTTTGATGAGGTTATTACAGGTTTCCGTTTGGCTAAGGGAGGTGCTCAGGAGTATTACAATGTGATGCCTGATTTAACCACTTTGGGGAAAATTATTGGTGGTGGACTGCCTGTTGGTGCATATGGAGGAAGTGCTGAAATTATGGATATGCTTGCTCCTATCGGACCTGTTTATCAAGCAGGAACATTATCTGGAAACCCTTTAGCAATGGCTGCCGGTTTAACTGCTTTGAAAAAGTTGGATGAAACACCAAATGCATATCACGACCTTGAGAAGAAAGCAAAATTTGTAGAAGAAGGATTTAAACTGAATGCAAAAGAATTAGGTTTAAAGGTAGTATTGAACCGTGTGGGTTCCATGATGACAGCTTTCTTTACTGATGGCGATCAAGTAGCTTCGTTTGATGAAGCTATGAGTTCGGATACCGGAAAATATGCTGATTATTTCAAAGGAATGATTGATAATGGTTTATATATTGCTCCTTCTCAATTTGAGTGTTTATTTATTTCAATGGCTCACACCGAAAAGGATTTGGAGAAGTTAATTAAAGGGAACCGTAAAGCGTTGGAAGCACTTAAATAG
- the hemB gene encoding porphobilinogen synthase has translation MAFPETRLRRLRYNKILRNMVTETHLRVDDLVYPLFVCPGEGVKNPITSMPGNYQMSVDMLVEECKLAVSKGVKSILLFGIPEHKDEHGHVACQDDGIVQTAIRAIKAEIDDILIIADVCNCEYTTHGHCGTIIDGDVDNDSTIQTLADQSVSLAVAGADIIAPSDMMDGRIGKIRKALDANGFEKTPIMSYAAKYASGFYGPFREAADSAPQFGDRSTYQMNPANSDEAMREVAEDINEGADMVMVKPAMSYLDIIYRVKNEFEMPTAAYNVSGEFSMVKAAGSKDWIDENRVMMEVLLSIKRAGADIIITYHALDAADILNSH, from the coding sequence ATGGCTTTTCCGGAAACCCGTTTAAGACGATTAAGATATAATAAGATTTTGCGTAATATGGTAACCGAAACTCATTTGCGAGTCGATGATTTGGTTTACCCTCTGTTTGTTTGTCCTGGAGAAGGGGTGAAGAATCCTATTACTTCTATGCCTGGCAATTACCAAATGTCGGTAGATATGTTGGTTGAAGAATGTAAATTGGCTGTTTCTAAAGGAGTAAAAAGCATTTTGTTATTTGGTATTCCAGAGCATAAAGACGAACATGGTCATGTAGCTTGCCAGGATGATGGTATTGTGCAAACAGCCATTCGTGCCATCAAAGCTGAGATTGACGATATTTTGATTATTGCTGATGTTTGTAACTGCGAATATACCACACATGGTCATTGCGGCACCATTATAGACGGTGATGTGGATAATGACTCAACCATTCAAACATTGGCTGATCAATCGGTATCACTAGCAGTAGCAGGAGCTGATATTATTGCCCCAAGTGATATGATGGACGGACGAATTGGGAAGATCAGAAAAGCATTGGATGCCAATGGATTTGAAAAGACTCCCATCATGTCGTATGCTGCAAAATATGCTTCTGGTTTTTACGGTCCTTTCCGCGAAGCAGCTGATAGTGCACCTCAATTTGGAGACCGAAGTACATACCAAATGAATCCTGCCAATAGCGATGAAGCAATGCGCGAAGTGGCTGAAGACATCAACGAAGGAGCTGACATGGTTATGGTTAAGCCAGCTATGAGTTATTTGGACATTATCTATCGTGTTAAAAACGAATTTGAAATGCCAACTGCAGCATATAATGTAAGTGGAGAATTTTCGATGGTTAAAGCTGCTGGTAGTAAAGATTGGATTGATGAAAATCGTGTAATGATGGAAGTGTTACTTTCTATCAAACGTGCGGGTGCCGATATCATTATTACCTATCATGCTTTGGATGCAGCGGATATACTAAATAGCCACTAG